One segment of Arthrobacter sp. MMS18-M83 DNA contains the following:
- a CDS encoding FtsW/RodA/SpoVE family cell cycle protein, whose product MSQQAILAKPRRNVEMVLLVLALGVGIGAIAMTSVDKKEALDFGFWLQAGTLTALAGVFHVVLRFRARYADPVILPIVVALNGLGIAMIRRLDASTGSTAGTNQLNWTIVSVLVAAAALWLLKDHRILRRYTFIALAVSAALLILPLVPGISAGDINGANVWIRVGSLQFQPGEIVKITLAIFFAGYLSSNRDLILLAGRKFGRLQFPRIKDTGPMVTAWAASVGVLVFQHDLGMSILLFGLFMVMIYVATSRASWLVLGLVLMAVGGYAAAKIFSHVGLRIDAWVNAFDAQVYTRFPGGSAQIVQGLFGMADGGLIGKGLGLGSPDLVPFANSDMIIASLGEELGLIGLFAIVLLYLLLFTRGFRAALGIRDAFGKLLACGLSFTMAIQCFIIIGGVTRLIPLTGLTTPFLSAGGSSLLANWIIVALLLRISDAARRPQAIASQDEHVSA is encoded by the coding sequence ATGAGCCAGCAAGCGATTCTGGCGAAGCCTCGCCGGAACGTAGAAATGGTGCTGCTGGTACTCGCCCTTGGTGTCGGCATCGGAGCCATCGCAATGACCAGCGTGGACAAGAAGGAAGCCCTCGACTTTGGATTCTGGCTCCAAGCCGGAACGTTGACGGCGCTGGCCGGGGTGTTCCACGTTGTCCTGCGGTTCAGGGCACGGTATGCGGATCCGGTGATCCTCCCGATCGTCGTGGCCTTGAACGGCTTGGGCATCGCCATGATCCGACGCTTGGACGCGTCAACCGGTAGCACTGCCGGGACCAATCAGCTCAACTGGACGATCGTCTCGGTCCTGGTCGCGGCCGCTGCGCTGTGGCTGCTGAAGGATCACCGGATACTGCGCCGGTACACCTTCATTGCACTTGCTGTCAGCGCCGCCCTTCTCATCCTTCCCCTCGTCCCGGGCATTTCCGCCGGCGATATCAACGGCGCGAATGTCTGGATACGCGTCGGGTCCCTGCAGTTCCAGCCCGGGGAGATCGTGAAGATCACGCTCGCCATCTTCTTCGCGGGATATTTGTCCTCCAACCGGGACTTGATCTTGTTGGCGGGCAGGAAATTCGGGCGCCTGCAGTTTCCCAGAATCAAGGACACGGGGCCTATGGTCACCGCTTGGGCCGCGAGCGTAGGCGTACTGGTCTTCCAGCACGATCTAGGCATGTCCATATTGCTCTTCGGGCTGTTCATGGTGATGATCTACGTTGCCACGAGCCGAGCCAGCTGGTTGGTTCTCGGCTTGGTGCTCATGGCGGTGGGCGGATACGCCGCGGCGAAGATCTTCTCCCACGTCGGCTTGCGGATCGACGCTTGGGTCAATGCCTTCGACGCCCAGGTGTACACCCGCTTTCCCGGGGGTAGTGCCCAGATTGTCCAAGGCCTCTTCGGAATGGCCGACGGCGGCCTGATCGGAAAAGGCCTCGGGCTCGGAAGCCCTGACCTTGTGCCCTTCGCCAACAGCGACATGATCATCGCCTCCCTCGGGGAAGAACTAGGCCTGATAGGGCTGTTCGCCATCGTGCTGCTCTATTTGCTGCTTTTCACCAGGGGATTCCGGGCCGCGTTGGGCATCCGGGATGCGTTCGGGAAACTCCTCGCCTGCGGGCTGTCCTTCACCATGGCGATTCAGTGCTTCATCATCATCGGCGGCGTCACCCGCCTTATCCCCCTAACCGGACTGACGACGCCGTTCCTCTCCGCGGGCGGGTCCTCCCTCCTTGCCAACTGGATCATCGTCGCCCTGCTGCTGCGGATCAGCGACGCAGCCCGCAGGCCTCAAGCGATCGCTTCCCAGGACGAACACGTCTCGGCCTGA
- a CDS encoding alpha-ketoglutarate-dependent dioxygenase AlkB family protein, with translation MSSGWTEPLFPLELPDAPDAGPREIAPGAVHVPGWLSLEQQRWIMARFDEWTHGPVPLRAPVLPGGHPMSVRTVCLGWHWRPYKYTREAFDVNGWRVLDFPDWMVRLGRKALFEAYGDAAEAASYTPDTALVNFYDDDAKMGMHQDKDEKSRAPVVSLSIGDSCVFRFGNTETRTKPYNDVELSSGDLFVFGGASRFAYHGITKVLPGTAPEGCGLPSGRINITMRVTGMS, from the coding sequence ATGAGCTCCGGATGGACGGAACCACTGTTTCCGCTTGAGTTGCCGGACGCGCCCGACGCCGGTCCGCGAGAAATCGCGCCCGGCGCCGTGCACGTTCCGGGCTGGTTGAGCCTTGAACAGCAGAGGTGGATCATGGCCCGTTTCGATGAATGGACACATGGTCCAGTCCCCTTGCGTGCGCCAGTTCTTCCCGGTGGGCACCCAATGTCCGTCCGGACGGTTTGCTTGGGCTGGCACTGGCGGCCGTACAAGTACACACGCGAGGCCTTCGACGTCAACGGATGGCGGGTCCTGGACTTTCCCGACTGGATGGTTCGGCTTGGCCGCAAAGCATTATTCGAGGCATACGGTGATGCGGCCGAAGCCGCCAGCTATACGCCGGACACCGCGCTGGTGAATTTCTACGACGACGACGCCAAGATGGGAATGCACCAGGACAAGGACGAGAAGTCCCGGGCCCCTGTGGTGTCACTCAGTATCGGTGACAGTTGCGTCTTCCGATTCGGGAACACTGAGACCCGCACCAAGCCGTACAACGACGTCGAACTGTCCTCCGGCGATCTGTTCGTGTTCGGCGGTGCATCGCGTTTTGCGTACCACGGCATCACCAAGGTGCTCCCCGGAACGGCCCCCGAGGGCTGCGGACTGCCCAGTGGGCGGATCAATATCACCATGCGTGTCACTGGGATGTCGTAG
- the trhA gene encoding PAQR family membrane homeostasis protein TrhA, translating to MSELLAIKPRWRGWIHAVATPFAVAAGIALVTLAPTADRKIASAIYAFTGVLLFGVSAVYHRGNWEPKTRMILKRLDHTNIMLVIAGSYTPLAWSLLERPKAVLLLWVIWSGALLGVLFRVLWTGAPRWLYVPIYVALGCGALFYLPEFFAANALVAILICVGGALYIAGAVFYGIKKPNFSPRNFGFHELFHALTVLAFAAHFAAIMIAVLG from the coding sequence ATGTCGGAGCTGCTCGCAATCAAGCCAAGGTGGCGCGGCTGGATACACGCTGTAGCCACGCCGTTCGCCGTCGCAGCAGGAATCGCCCTGGTGACGCTGGCTCCTACGGCCGACCGGAAGATCGCATCGGCCATCTACGCTTTCACGGGTGTACTGCTCTTCGGCGTGTCCGCGGTCTACCATCGCGGCAATTGGGAGCCGAAAACCAGAATGATCCTCAAACGGCTAGACCACACAAACATCATGTTGGTGATCGCCGGCAGCTACACCCCCTTGGCGTGGTCGCTATTGGAGCGGCCCAAGGCAGTGCTCCTGCTGTGGGTCATCTGGTCAGGGGCGCTGTTGGGAGTGTTGTTCCGGGTCCTCTGGACCGGTGCTCCGCGTTGGCTCTACGTGCCAATCTACGTTGCACTCGGCTGCGGCGCGTTGTTCTATTTGCCGGAGTTCTTCGCGGCAAATGCCCTCGTCGCGATCCTGATTTGCGTGGGCGGAGCCCTATACATCGCGGGCGCCGTTTTCTATGGAATCAAGAAGCCAAACTTCAGCCCCCGGAACTTCGGCTTCCATGAACTCTTCCACGCCCTCACGGTGTTGGCCTTCGCAGCGCATTTTGCCGCAATCATGATTGCGGTCCTGGGCTAG
- a CDS encoding thioredoxin domain-containing protein, whose protein sequence is MPAPEPADPGTTREWPGASNALGSEPSAYLRQHAHNPVHWRPFGDEAFAFAAARDVPVFLSIGYAACHWCHVMAHESFEDQDTADYLNAHFVAIKVDREERPDVDSIYMAATQAISGEGGWPMSVFLTPEGLAFHAGTYFPPAPQPGRPSFRQVLEAVREAWLERRDAVEQNARGLAAGMADAQLATAVSLDRPPEILDRSLLSEAVRVLARSEDPDGGGFGGAPKFPPSAVLEFLIRHAAVGSDTSDAARDMAGRTLAAMARSALCDQLDGGFARYSVTADWSLPHFEKMLYDNAQLLRAYVHWVRLRGDWAMPAGEAALVASRVADWMLDSLGVGDPAAPGGLASSLDADTVVDGVHHEGASYLWTPESLEAVLGPGDGAAVARLMNVGASGTVSALGSPLHPGRQLTGAESRLWNRVRPALRAARSARPQPARDDKVVAGWNGLAIAALAEAGAVLDRPELIAAAESVAAYLVRVHWRPASGSGGPGSGASEPDARVLIRVSHDGVARGIGGLLEDYAFCAEGFLALYAVTGHRRWYRFAEELIRGACARFVVDGTLSDSVGESAQVFNAQGQHPGLDPFDTAAPSGAAAFAGVLLSYAAYSGSHEHRFMASNILSLLPPIAGRAPRVVGWLLATAQAAAAGPIEAAVSGPAGPIQRELHRALLASPSPGMVVAVQSGEAGEEAADDGARPETRVMQLEVPLLEARVAAADGSPQVYLCRGMVCDLPLRSVEELGQRLAAMTES, encoded by the coding sequence ATGCCGGCCCCGGAGCCCGCTGACCCGGGCACCACCCGGGAATGGCCGGGGGCATCCAATGCCCTCGGCTCCGAACCGTCCGCTTATCTGCGCCAACACGCGCACAACCCGGTGCACTGGCGGCCGTTCGGGGACGAGGCCTTCGCATTCGCGGCGGCCCGCGATGTGCCCGTCTTTCTTTCCATTGGCTATGCCGCGTGCCATTGGTGCCACGTCATGGCCCACGAGTCCTTCGAAGACCAAGACACGGCAGACTACTTGAACGCCCACTTCGTGGCCATCAAAGTGGATCGCGAAGAACGCCCCGACGTGGATTCGATCTACATGGCAGCCACCCAGGCCATCAGTGGCGAGGGCGGTTGGCCGATGTCCGTTTTCCTGACGCCCGAGGGCCTGGCCTTCCATGCGGGCACGTATTTCCCGCCAGCGCCCCAGCCCGGGCGGCCGTCCTTCCGGCAAGTGCTTGAGGCGGTCCGCGAGGCATGGCTGGAACGCCGCGACGCCGTCGAGCAGAATGCACGGGGGCTCGCGGCCGGCATGGCCGATGCCCAACTCGCCACGGCCGTCTCCTTGGACAGGCCACCTGAAATCCTGGACAGAAGCCTGCTGTCGGAAGCAGTGCGCGTTCTCGCCCGTTCGGAGGACCCCGACGGCGGGGGCTTCGGCGGCGCACCCAAATTCCCGCCGTCGGCGGTTCTTGAGTTCTTGATCCGGCACGCTGCCGTGGGGTCGGACACGTCCGACGCCGCCCGCGACATGGCCGGCCGCACGCTCGCTGCTATGGCCCGTTCCGCACTGTGCGACCAACTCGACGGAGGCTTTGCCCGGTATTCGGTCACTGCCGATTGGTCCTTGCCGCATTTCGAGAAAATGCTCTACGACAATGCCCAGCTTCTTCGCGCCTACGTCCATTGGGTCAGGCTGCGCGGTGACTGGGCCATGCCGGCGGGCGAGGCAGCGCTGGTGGCTTCGCGGGTGGCGGATTGGATGCTGGATTCGCTCGGCGTGGGGGACCCGGCCGCCCCGGGAGGGCTTGCGTCCTCGCTAGACGCCGATACCGTGGTGGATGGCGTGCATCACGAAGGGGCATCCTACCTGTGGACCCCTGAAAGCCTCGAAGCCGTGCTAGGCCCAGGGGATGGGGCGGCCGTGGCAAGGCTGATGAACGTGGGGGCATCGGGCACAGTCTCGGCGCTTGGATCCCCGCTCCATCCTGGGCGCCAACTGACCGGGGCGGAATCGCGGTTGTGGAACCGTGTCCGGCCCGCCTTGCGTGCTGCCCGGTCTGCGCGCCCCCAGCCTGCGCGGGACGACAAGGTAGTGGCGGGATGGAACGGACTGGCCATCGCAGCGCTTGCCGAAGCTGGTGCGGTCCTGGACAGGCCTGAACTGATCGCCGCCGCGGAAAGCGTGGCCGCGTACTTGGTACGCGTACATTGGCGTCCGGCGTCTGGTTCCGGTGGGCCTGGTTCCGGTGCCTCTGAACCAGATGCGAGGGTGCTGATCAGGGTCTCGCACGATGGCGTTGCGCGAGGGATCGGTGGTCTGTTGGAAGACTACGCGTTCTGTGCCGAAGGCTTCTTGGCCCTCTACGCCGTGACTGGCCACCGGCGCTGGTACCGGTTCGCGGAAGAATTGATCCGCGGAGCTTGCGCGCGGTTCGTGGTGGACGGCACGTTGTCCGACTCCGTGGGGGAGTCCGCCCAGGTGTTCAACGCCCAAGGGCAGCACCCGGGGTTGGACCCCTTCGACACTGCGGCGCCCAGCGGAGCAGCGGCATTTGCCGGTGTGCTGCTGAGCTACGCTGCGTACTCGGGTTCGCACGAGCACAGATTCATGGCAAGCAACATCCTGTCCCTTCTGCCGCCGATAGCCGGCCGGGCACCGCGCGTGGTGGGCTGGCTCCTCGCGACCGCCCAAGCGGCCGCGGCTGGCCCCATAGAGGCAGCAGTATCCGGCCCCGCTGGTCCGATCCAGCGGGAACTCCACCGTGCCCTGCTGGCCTCTCCGAGCCCGGGAATGGTGGTGGCCGTGCAGAGCGGGGAAGCTGGCGAAGAGGCGGCCGACGACGGCGCGCGCCCGGAGACCCGCGTCATGCAACTTGAGGTGCCACTGCTTGAGGCCCGGGTGGCTGCCGCGGACGGCTCACCGCAGGTTTACTTGTGCCGGGGGATGGTCTGTGACCTGCCGCTGCGCTCGGTCGAGGAACTGGGGCAGCGCCTTGCGGCGATGACGGAGAGCTGA
- a CDS encoding ArsR/SmtB family transcription factor — MNADKSACSLGVDSQYVELAVEVFAMLADATRVRIILALRDGEMAVGALADLVGKSPAAVSQHLAKMRLARMVSTRQDGTRVMYRLENEHARQLVADAIFQAEHALGGTPAHHRAEQATA, encoded by the coding sequence ATGAATGCAGATAAGAGTGCCTGCTCGCTGGGTGTCGACAGCCAGTACGTTGAGTTGGCCGTGGAAGTGTTCGCGATGCTGGCTGATGCCACGCGGGTACGGATCATCCTGGCGCTCCGCGACGGCGAAATGGCCGTCGGCGCGCTGGCGGACCTGGTGGGGAAGTCCCCGGCGGCAGTATCGCAGCACCTTGCCAAAATGCGCCTGGCGAGGATGGTTTCCACGCGGCAGGACGGAACCAGGGTTATGTACCGGCTGGAGAACGAGCACGCCAGACAACTTGTGGCAGATGCCATCTTCCAAGCAGAACATGCCCTCGGCGGCACCCCTGCACACCACCGCGCAGAACAGGCAACGGCATGA
- a CDS encoding methylated-DNA--[protein]-cysteine S-methyltransferase yields MTIDHNEPDVSELLAPFDSVEPDVLQRLHDRLAAAAAEQHTLDIAYRTVDSPIGKLLLAATERGMVRVAFEVEDHDAVLQLLAEKLSPRILFSAGRLDPAARELDEYFGGTRHNFDLPLDFSLSRGFRLSVLEHLPHIAYGHTESYAQVALAAGRPRAVRAVGTACATNPLPVIVPCHRVVKSDGSFGNYLGGTEAKRTLLALEAA; encoded by the coding sequence ATGACCATCGACCACAACGAACCCGACGTCTCCGAGCTCCTCGCACCCTTCGATTCCGTTGAACCAGACGTCCTCCAGCGGCTCCACGACCGTCTCGCAGCGGCGGCCGCGGAACAACACACCCTCGATATCGCCTACCGCACCGTGGATTCCCCGATCGGCAAACTGCTGCTCGCGGCAACGGAGCGCGGCATGGTGCGCGTTGCCTTTGAAGTGGAAGACCACGACGCCGTGTTGCAACTACTCGCTGAAAAACTCAGTCCGCGGATCCTCTTCTCAGCTGGCCGCCTGGATCCCGCTGCCCGCGAACTGGATGAATACTTCGGCGGGACGCGCCACAATTTTGACCTCCCCTTGGATTTCAGCCTTTCGCGTGGATTCCGGCTCAGCGTCCTGGAGCATCTGCCGCACATCGCGTACGGGCACACGGAAAGCTACGCTCAAGTGGCCCTGGCGGCGGGAAGACCGCGAGCCGTGCGCGCCGTCGGCACTGCCTGCGCCACCAACCCGCTGCCGGTGATTGTTCCTTGCCATCGGGTGGTGAAATCCGATGGATCGTTTGGCAACTACCTTGGCGGCACGGAGGCCAAGCGCACCTTGTTGGCCCTTGAGGCAGCATGA
- a CDS encoding methylated-DNA--[protein]-cysteine S-methyltransferase has product MTTRHTTIDSALGQLTLTARGGLLTGIFFEGHWHMPPTEFFGQAVPADDPLFQQTAAELGEYLAGERTVFDVLFKASGNPFQERVWARLQQIPYGETVSYGQLATELGDRNLSQAVGSAVGRNPLSIVIPCHRVVGHDGRLTGYAGGLDNKRFLLELEEPAAAKESKLF; this is encoded by the coding sequence CATTGATTCCGCGCTGGGCCAGCTCACGCTGACTGCCCGTGGCGGGCTGTTGACGGGCATCTTCTTCGAGGGTCACTGGCATATGCCGCCCACGGAATTCTTCGGCCAAGCCGTCCCGGCCGATGACCCCCTGTTCCAGCAAACAGCCGCTGAGCTCGGCGAATACTTGGCCGGCGAACGGACGGTGTTCGACGTCCTTTTCAAGGCTTCCGGGAATCCCTTCCAGGAGAGGGTCTGGGCCCGGCTCCAACAAATTCCGTATGGGGAAACCGTTAGCTACGGGCAACTGGCCACCGAACTTGGTGATCGCAACCTTTCCCAGGCCGTCGGTTCGGCGGTTGGCCGCAATCCGCTAAGTATCGTCATTCCGTGCCACCGGGTAGTAGGGCACGACGGGAGGCTCACCGGATACGCCGGCGGACTGGACAACAAGCGGTTCCTGCTGGAACTCGAGGAACCAGCGGCGGCTAAGGAAAGCAAGCTCTTCTGA
- a CDS encoding DNA-3-methyladenine glycosylase I, producing the protein MTPPENGTIIGDDGLARPPWASADPLMRDYYDHEWGMPVRDEQGMYERISLEGFQAGLSWATILRKREAFRSAFLNFHPESVAAFTEADVERLMQDPGIVRNRLKIRAAITNAKATIALRGEGGLVDFVWSFQPVSTPEPRTFADVATQSPESIALSKALRKKGFAFVGPTTMYALMEAIGIIDTHLVDSHRRGSSGVWL; encoded by the coding sequence ATGACCCCGCCCGAGAACGGCACCATCATTGGCGATGACGGCCTCGCCCGGCCACCGTGGGCATCCGCTGACCCGCTCATGCGCGACTACTACGACCACGAGTGGGGCATGCCCGTGCGGGACGAGCAGGGCATGTACGAGCGCATCAGCCTTGAGGGTTTCCAAGCGGGTCTCTCTTGGGCCACTATCTTGCGCAAGCGCGAAGCGTTCAGGTCGGCTTTCTTGAATTTCCACCCGGAAAGTGTGGCGGCCTTCACCGAGGCGGATGTCGAACGGCTGATGCAGGATCCAGGGATCGTGCGCAACCGCCTCAAGATACGCGCGGCCATCACCAACGCCAAAGCCACCATCGCCCTACGCGGCGAAGGCGGACTGGTGGACTTCGTTTGGTCCTTCCAACCCGTGTCAACGCCTGAACCGCGTACCTTTGCCGATGTCGCCACCCAGTCGCCGGAATCGATCGCTTTGTCCAAGGCCCTGCGTAAGAAGGGCTTCGCGTTCGTCGGGCCAACCACCATGTATGCGTTGATGGAGGCGATCGGCATCATCGATACCCATCTGGTGGACAGCCATCGTCGTGGCAGCTCTGGAGTTTGGCTCTGA
- a CDS encoding cation diffusion facilitator family transporter: protein MSSHQQVDHHDDHVHDHDHDHDHEHAGHEHEHDHQHEHHGGLKGWLYELFVPHTHDSADSIDDALESSTQGVRALKISLFILLATTVLQFLVVLISGSVALLADTIHNFSDALTAVPLWIAFILGRRAATRRYNYGYGRAEDLAGLFIVVVVALSAVVAAWQSIDRLFHPQPLHNLWWVLAAGLIGFAGNEIVAVYRIRVGRQIGSAALVADGVHARIDGFTSLAVVLGAGGVLLGFPLADPIVGLLISATIIVLLWGTVRSVGRRLMDGIEPELLDNAQAALERTPGVLSVPKLQLRWVGHRLQGAATIVVANAALSAVEETVDDARHQLERALPKLDDVVIQPVTGPAS from the coding sequence ATGAGCAGTCACCAGCAAGTTGATCATCACGACGACCACGTGCACGACCATGACCATGACCATGACCATGAGCACGCTGGACACGAGCACGAGCATGACCACCAGCACGAGCACCATGGGGGCCTGAAGGGCTGGCTCTACGAGCTTTTCGTCCCGCACACCCACGACTCGGCCGATTCCATCGACGATGCCCTTGAGTCCAGCACCCAGGGCGTCCGGGCTCTTAAGATCAGCCTTTTCATACTCCTTGCCACCACGGTCCTGCAGTTTCTCGTGGTCCTTATCAGCGGCTCCGTCGCTTTGCTGGCTGACACCATCCACAACTTCTCGGATGCGCTCACCGCTGTGCCCCTGTGGATCGCGTTCATCCTGGGACGTCGGGCGGCAACTCGCCGCTACAACTATGGATACGGGCGGGCGGAGGATCTTGCGGGACTGTTCATCGTCGTCGTGGTTGCGCTTTCTGCGGTGGTCGCCGCTTGGCAGTCCATTGACCGCTTGTTCCACCCGCAACCCCTGCACAACCTGTGGTGGGTTCTCGCGGCCGGACTCATAGGCTTTGCAGGCAATGAAATTGTGGCTGTCTACCGCATCAGGGTCGGCCGGCAGATCGGGTCCGCTGCACTGGTCGCCGACGGCGTGCACGCCCGCATCGACGGATTCACCTCCCTCGCCGTGGTACTTGGCGCCGGCGGCGTGCTGCTCGGATTCCCTTTGGCCGACCCCATCGTCGGCCTGCTGATTTCGGCGACCATCATCGTCCTGCTCTGGGGCACCGTACGCAGCGTCGGACGGCGCCTGATGGATGGAATAGAACCCGAACTCCTCGACAACGCCCAAGCAGCGTTGGAGAGGACCCCCGGTGTTCTTTCCGTGCCGAAGCTGCAGCTTCGCTGGGTTGGCCATCGCCTTCAGGGGGCGGCCACCATCGTCGTCGCCAACGCAGCACTCTCAGCCGTGGAAGAAACAGTTGATGACGCCCGGCACCAGCTTGAGCGTGCGCTTCCGAAGCTCGACGACGTGGTGATTCAGCCTGTGACAGGGCCTGCCAGCTGA
- a CDS encoding RNA polymerase sigma factor, giving the protein MEPKKPFELIVREHGPTVLRVCRAVLGPHDAEDGWSETFLSALRAYPELPAGANIQAWLVTIAHRKSIDIVRARNRQPVPVDVLPVSHSGLGIPGDGHAEVLDAVGQLPPKQRRAVAYHYLAGLPYKDVAVLLGGTPDAARRAGADGVKALRTILVDSSVSYVKEETP; this is encoded by the coding sequence ATGGAGCCCAAGAAGCCGTTCGAGCTGATCGTCCGGGAGCACGGACCCACGGTGCTCCGTGTATGCCGTGCGGTTCTTGGCCCCCACGACGCGGAAGACGGCTGGTCCGAGACGTTCCTCTCCGCCTTGAGGGCCTACCCTGAGCTTCCTGCAGGCGCCAACATCCAGGCGTGGCTCGTCACCATCGCCCACCGCAAGTCCATCGACATCGTCCGTGCGCGGAATCGCCAGCCAGTTCCCGTAGATGTGCTGCCTGTGAGCCATTCCGGGCTCGGCATCCCCGGCGACGGCCATGCGGAAGTGCTCGACGCCGTCGGGCAGCTTCCACCGAAACAGCGCCGGGCGGTGGCGTACCACTACCTCGCCGGGCTTCCGTACAAGGACGTCGCCGTGCTTCTCGGCGGAACCCCCGACGCCGCGCGTCGTGCAGGTGCCGACGGGGTCAAGGCGCTTCGCACCATTCTCGTCGATAGCTCCGTGAGCTACGTGAAAGAAGAGACCCCATGA